The proteins below come from a single uncultured Carboxylicivirga sp. genomic window:
- the fucK gene encoding L-fuculokinase: MNNKDIAIVFDCGATNVRVIAMNTSGSILESESVSNQTNEDPYLPEGRIWDIDKLWDKLCVCSQKLLSQIDVSRIAGVTFTTFGVDGALVDKNGELLYPVISWQCDRTKSIMDNIGKYFPLNRLYELSGVYPYAFNTINKLIWLKENHPEIIQKAYRFLFMPSLLIYRLTGAMQNDATMMGTSMMTDLQNRCFSDEILSALGIDKNLFGEIAESGDRAGTVHADGSKTTGIPEDTPVFFAGHDTQFAIFGSGAKLNQPVLSSGTWEVLMVRTDRFSASHNELKQNLTTEADAVKGIFDIGQNWLGSGVLEWFSSNFYPELKGKQLYETMITEASEIKTGSHGLTISPAFYDDGTGKGGGNIVGLTINTRREEIYRAFLESLALRLREGLNAIEKAGGFKADSIICVGGGSKNFLWNQLRADALQRPIHIIDQKETTVLGAALFVFKGAGLYSSAEDAMSAIKNNSEIILPKNDESSLWDRLFMEYLTLKIKDQSNA, translated from the coding sequence ATGAATAATAAAGATATTGCTATTGTTTTCGACTGCGGAGCTACAAACGTGCGTGTGATAGCTATGAATACTTCAGGTTCTATTTTAGAGTCAGAATCTGTATCGAACCAAACCAACGAAGATCCTTATTTACCAGAGGGAAGAATTTGGGATATTGATAAGTTGTGGGATAAGCTATGTGTGTGTTCTCAAAAACTTCTAAGCCAGATTGATGTCAGTAGAATTGCAGGTGTTACTTTTACTACTTTTGGTGTCGACGGAGCTTTGGTTGATAAAAACGGAGAACTGTTGTATCCGGTTATTTCGTGGCAGTGTGATCGAACTAAATCAATAATGGATAATATCGGAAAGTATTTTCCTCTCAATCGGTTGTACGAATTAAGTGGAGTTTATCCATATGCCTTTAACACCATCAATAAACTTATTTGGCTGAAAGAGAATCATCCCGAGATAATTCAAAAAGCCTATCGCTTCTTATTTATGCCTTCGTTGTTGATATACCGATTAACCGGAGCAATGCAAAATGATGCGACTATGATGGGAACGTCCATGATGACTGATTTACAAAATCGATGTTTTTCGGATGAAATATTATCAGCTTTAGGCATCGATAAAAATTTGTTTGGTGAGATTGCAGAATCAGGAGATAGAGCTGGAACTGTACATGCTGATGGAAGTAAAACTACAGGAATTCCGGAAGATACTCCCGTGTTTTTTGCCGGGCACGATACGCAGTTTGCTATTTTTGGCTCAGGTGCTAAATTGAATCAGCCTGTGCTAAGTTCCGGTACATGGGAAGTTCTGATGGTGCGAACCGATCGTTTTTCAGCAAGTCATAATGAGTTAAAACAAAACTTAACCACAGAAGCTGATGCTGTCAAAGGAATTTTTGATATTGGACAGAATTGGTTGGGATCGGGAGTATTGGAATGGTTCTCATCTAATTTTTATCCCGAATTAAAAGGGAAGCAATTGTATGAAACCATGATTACAGAAGCGTCTGAAATTAAAACAGGTTCGCATGGTTTAACCATTTCTCCTGCGTTTTATGATGATGGAACAGGTAAGGGAGGAGGTAATATTGTAGGATTAACAATCAACACCCGACGCGAAGAAATTTATCGGGCTTTTCTGGAAAGCTTGGCTTTACGATTACGCGAAGGGTTAAATGCCATTGAAAAAGCAGGAGGTTTTAAAGCAGATAGTATAATTTGTGTTGGAGGAGGCTCTAAAAACTTTCTTTGGAACCAACTCAGGGCTGATGCTCTTCAACGCCCAATACATATCATCGATCAGAAAGAAACAACAGTTTTAGGCGCTGCTCTTTTTGTTTTTAAAGGAGCTGGTTTATACTCTTCTGCCGAAGATGCTATGAGTGCGATTAAAAATAATTCAGAAATAATATTACCGAAAAATGACGAATCTTCTTTGTGGGATCGTTTATTTATGGAATATTTAACCTTGAAAATTAAAGATCAATCTAATGCTTAA
- a CDS encoding AraC family transcriptional regulator, with product MKNPIQLPYKGDPSDILQHFPNYNLQILCCRYWWLERWEYRELSFPYWRIYNNQKKGAFIKAGNKIIELLPERIYLIAPNTSYSTFLFNHKIPSKGYALKGGRITSEYSSAAFSTKTIEHLYIHFNMGIPYDNVAPGIFTFEVTPHLRNKITSITNHLSVDNKEFSFYTLLSIQSLIIDLLAEINEQNWQVLTNNHHILSLLNYIENNLNTELSNTKLADICRLATNTFTRLFKQETGISPQIYVRQKRINKACVMLHHSNESIDQIATQTGFANRYHFTRIFSLVTGMSPAKYRKEFKIS from the coding sequence ATGAAAAATCCCATTCAGCTTCCCTACAAAGGCGATCCATCAGATATATTGCAACATTTTCCTAATTACAATCTACAGATACTCTGTTGCCGTTATTGGTGGTTAGAAAGATGGGAATACAGAGAGTTATCTTTTCCATACTGGAGAATTTACAATAACCAAAAGAAGGGAGCCTTTATTAAGGCAGGGAATAAAATTATCGAATTACTTCCTGAACGAATTTATCTGATTGCACCAAACACATCGTACTCCACTTTTCTTTTTAATCATAAAATACCCAGCAAAGGCTATGCTTTAAAAGGAGGACGAATTACTTCGGAATACTCATCAGCAGCATTTTCTACAAAAACAATTGAACACCTCTACATACATTTTAATATGGGTATTCCTTACGACAATGTTGCACCAGGCATATTTACTTTTGAAGTTACACCACACCTCCGAAATAAAATAACAAGCATAACCAATCACCTGAGTGTTGACAATAAGGAATTCAGCTTTTACACACTGTTATCAATACAATCGTTAATTATTGATTTATTGGCTGAAATAAACGAACAAAACTGGCAGGTTCTAACTAATAACCATCATATATTAAGCCTACTTAATTACATCGAAAATAATTTAAACACCGAGTTATCTAATACCAAATTAGCCGACATCTGCCGTTTAGCCACCAACACATTTACCCGGCTTTTTAAGCAAGAAACAGGTATTTCGCCTCAAATATATGTTCGCCAAAAAAGAATAAATAAAGCATGTGTTATGCTGCATCATAGCAATGAAAGTATCGACCAGATTGCAACACAAACCGGTTTTGCCAATCGCTATCATTTCACGCGCATTTTTTCGTTGGTAACAGGTATGTCGCCAGCCAAATACAGAAAAGAGTTTAAGATAAGCTAA
- the fucU gene encoding L-fucose mutarotase, whose product MLKGISPIISPDLLAVLARMGHGDEIVLADAHFPGESFNTNVLRADGIKIPELLKAILPLFELDAYVSSPLIMMAAVEGDELDPQVEKSYLQAIHETNPHVAPIERIERFAFYERTKSAFAVLMTGETAKYGNIILKKGVTPLP is encoded by the coding sequence ATGCTTAAAGGAATTTCACCAATTATAAGTCCCGATTTATTAGCTGTTTTGGCCCGCATGGGGCATGGTGACGAAATTGTTTTGGCCGACGCTCATTTTCCGGGCGAATCATTTAATACTAATGTTTTACGTGCCGATGGAATTAAAATACCTGAATTGTTAAAAGCAATTCTGCCTTTGTTTGAATTGGATGCTTATGTGTCGTCTCCGTTAATTATGATGGCCGCTGTTGAAGGTGATGAATTGGATCCGCAAGTTGAAAAATCGTATTTGCAGGCCATTCATGAAACCAATCCTCATGTTGCACCCATCGAACGCATCGAGCGTTTTGCATTTTACGAAAGAACTAAATCAGCATTTGCAGTTCTGATGACTGGTGAAACTGCTAAATATGGAAATATCATCTTAAAGAAAGGAGTAACCCCTTTACCCTAA
- a CDS encoding L-fucose isomerase → MANRLIGDLPKVGIRPVIDGRERGVRESLEQQVMDLAKAAASFIESNLRVAGGEKVQCVIADTCIGGVAEAAMCAAKFKKEGVGVSLTVTPCWCYGTEVMDTDSLIPKAVWGFNGTERPGAVYLAAALAGYTQKGLPAFGIYGRDVQDAGDTTIPDDVQVRILRFVKAALAVAQMNGKSYLSIGYSSMGIAGSMVNSDFFQDYLGIRTEFVDSTEILRRIDEGIYDKEEFEKALKWTKENCKEGTDRNKTEVQADQTRKEHEWETVVKMTLICRDMMIGNPKLIDMGYREEGLGRNAILGGFQGQRQWTDYQPNADFTEAILNSSFDWNGIREAFVLATENDSLNGVVMLFGHLLTNTSQIFSDVRTYWSPEAVKRVTGKELTGKTKDGIIHLINSGSTTLDATAQQRYMEGNPVMKPYWEIAEDEMKACLENTVWPPANREYFRGGGFSSLFKTAGEMPVTMSRINLVKGQGPVLQIAEGWTVELPDDIHKILDERTDPTWPTTWFVPRTNGSGAFKDVYSVMANWGANHGAISYGHIGADLITLASMLRIPVCMHNVDNDDVFRPSAWASFGEDKEGADYRACNNYGPLYGM, encoded by the coding sequence ATGGCTAATAGATTAATAGGCGATTTGCCCAAAGTGGGAATTCGTCCCGTTATTGATGGAAGAGAGAGAGGGGTAAGAGAATCGTTAGAGCAACAGGTGATGGATCTGGCAAAGGCTGCTGCTTCTTTTATCGAATCAAACCTAAGAGTTGCAGGAGGTGAAAAAGTTCAATGTGTTATAGCTGATACTTGCATAGGTGGCGTTGCCGAGGCTGCAATGTGTGCTGCTAAATTTAAAAAAGAGGGTGTGGGAGTGTCCTTAACCGTTACTCCATGTTGGTGTTACGGTACCGAGGTGATGGATACCGATTCTTTAATTCCCAAGGCTGTTTGGGGTTTTAACGGAACAGAGCGGCCCGGTGCTGTGTACTTAGCTGCAGCTTTGGCTGGTTATACACAAAAAGGCTTGCCCGCATTTGGTATTTACGGGCGCGATGTGCAGGACGCTGGAGATACCACCATACCTGATGATGTGCAGGTGAGGATTCTTCGGTTTGTTAAAGCTGCTTTGGCTGTTGCACAAATGAACGGTAAATCGTATTTATCTATTGGTTACAGTTCGATGGGAATTGCCGGTTCAATGGTCAATTCAGATTTTTTTCAGGATTATTTAGGTATAAGAACCGAATTTGTTGATAGTACCGAAATTCTACGTCGTATTGATGAAGGAATCTATGATAAAGAAGAATTTGAAAAGGCTCTGAAATGGACGAAAGAAAACTGCAAGGAAGGAACCGATAGAAATAAAACCGAAGTTCAGGCTGATCAAACACGCAAAGAGCATGAATGGGAAACTGTGGTTAAAATGACGTTGATTTGTCGCGATATGATGATTGGTAATCCTAAACTGATTGATATGGGCTATCGCGAAGAAGGTTTGGGGCGTAATGCCATCCTTGGCGGTTTTCAAGGTCAGCGTCAGTGGACCGATTATCAACCCAATGCTGATTTTACCGAGGCTATCTTAAATTCATCATTCGATTGGAATGGCATCCGCGAAGCTTTTGTTTTAGCTACCGAAAATGATAGTTTGAATGGGGTGGTGATGTTGTTTGGACATTTGTTAACCAATACTTCGCAGATATTTTCCGATGTTCGAACTTATTGGAGTCCGGAAGCTGTAAAACGTGTTACAGGTAAAGAACTGACCGGAAAAACTAAAGATGGTATTATACACTTGATTAATTCAGGTTCAACCACTTTAGATGCAACTGCTCAACAAAGATATATGGAAGGTAATCCTGTTATGAAACCTTATTGGGAGATTGCTGAAGATGAAATGAAAGCTTGTTTGGAAAACACAGTATGGCCGCCGGCAAACAGAGAATATTTCAGAGGAGGAGGTTTTTCTTCATTGTTTAAAACTGCTGGCGAAATGCCGGTAACTATGAGTAGAATTAATTTGGTAAAAGGGCAGGGACCTGTATTGCAAATTGCCGAAGGATGGACCGTTGAATTACCGGATGATATTCATAAAATATTAGATGAACGCACCGATCCTACATGGCCTACAACATGGTTTGTACCACGTACTAACGGTTCCGGTGCTTTTAAAGATGTGTATTCGGTTATGGCTAATTGGGGAGCTAACCACGGTGCTATTAGTTACGGACATATTGGGGCTGATCTGATAACGCTGGCTTCTATGTTGCGTATCCCTGTTTGTATGCATAATGTGGACAATGATGATGTTTTTAGGCCAAGTGCATGGGCTTCGTTTGGCGAAGATAAGGAAGGTGCTGACTACAGGGCTTGTAATAATTATGGCCCATTATACGGTATGTAA
- the fucP gene encoding L-fucose:H+ symporter permease, whose translation MNQSKAKVVERKYLLTFIIITTLFALWGFANDITNPLVAAFGTIKEISYSKAALIQFAFYGGYATMAIPAALFVQKYSYKQAILLGLALYAIGALLFWPAAQYEAFGFFLGSLYILTFGLAFLETTANPYILSLGDERTATRRLNLAQSFNPLGSILGMTVASEVILSSLQSEQNGVDFSSLDTATKAIQRTHDLMVIRNPYVVLGLVVILMFVVILITKMPKIGHQNDIHPMKSFKRLIKNKVYREGVIAQVFYVGVQIMCWTFIIHYGENLGIDKATAQRYNMVAMVFFISSRFISTAIMRYVSSQRLLFIFAVGGMITISGVIFIQGMAGLYCLVATSAFMSLMFPTIYGIALENVKEDTTLGAAGLVMAIVGGALMPPLQGFIIDCGNIGWLPAVNASFILPFISFLVIAIYGYRVMKVHS comes from the coding sequence ATGAATCAATCAAAAGCTAAGGTAGTTGAACGAAAATACCTGCTTACATTTATTATAATAACCACACTATTTGCACTGTGGGGTTTTGCCAATGATATAACCAATCCGTTGGTAGCAGCTTTTGGAACCATAAAGGAAATATCATACTCAAAAGCAGCATTGATACAGTTTGCTTTTTACGGTGGATATGCAACCATGGCGATTCCGGCGGCTTTATTTGTTCAGAAGTACAGCTATAAACAGGCCATTCTTTTAGGATTGGCTTTATATGCAATAGGTGCTTTGCTTTTTTGGCCGGCGGCTCAGTACGAAGCATTTGGCTTTTTTCTGGGATCGTTATATATCTTAACATTTGGGTTGGCATTTTTAGAAACCACAGCTAACCCATACATTTTATCGTTAGGAGATGAACGAACAGCCACCAGAAGGTTAAATTTGGCTCAATCTTTTAATCCATTAGGTTCGATACTAGGAATGACAGTGGCTTCCGAGGTTATTCTGTCATCGTTACAATCAGAACAAAATGGAGTAGACTTTTCTTCTTTAGATACTGCTACTAAAGCCATTCAACGAACCCATGATTTAATGGTAATTCGAAATCCATATGTGGTACTAGGTCTGGTAGTTATTTTAATGTTTGTAGTAATTCTTATTACTAAAATGCCAAAGATTGGGCATCAGAACGATATTCATCCTATGAAATCGTTTAAGCGATTAATAAAAAATAAAGTCTATCGTGAGGGGGTGATTGCACAGGTTTTTTATGTGGGAGTACAAATAATGTGCTGGACCTTTATTATTCATTATGGCGAAAATTTGGGAATAGATAAAGCTACTGCGCAGCGATATAATATGGTTGCAATGGTGTTTTTTATAAGTAGCCGGTTTATTAGTACAGCAATTATGAGGTATGTAAGTAGTCAGCGACTGCTGTTCATATTTGCAGTGGGAGGCATGATTACTATCAGTGGAGTCATTTTTATTCAAGGCATGGCGGGCTTGTATTGCTTGGTTGCTACATCGGCTTTTATGTCACTAATGTTTCCGACTATTTACGGAATTGCTTTGGAAAATGTAAAAGAGGATACAACGTTAGGTGCAGCCGGTTTGGTAATGGCTATTGTTGGAGGTGCTTTAATGCCGCCTTTACAAGGCTTTATAATCGATTGTGGAAATATTGGATGGTTACCGGCAGTTAATGCTTCTTTTATTTTACCGTTTATAAGCTTTTTGGTCATTGCAATTTATGGGTACCGAGTGATGAAAGTTCATTCATAA
- a CDS encoding two-component regulator propeller domain-containing protein, with amino-acid sequence MQRFYLLVFVILLSISIKAERILEFSKLSEKDGLLSSRANAILQDSKGYIWIGTWNGLNRYDGHELKEYVPDFSDSTTLSNREVVALCEGANDKLWIGTTSGLNCLNLRTNQMCSYPFKNRIVSLFEDQEGLVWVGKKDGGLTILNPKTGERDDYFLDITVSDICYDSRGIYWLATYQGLVRFNKETRKFRSYKPDAFNENSISNITVTQVKEDADGQLWVGTWGGGLNRIKVSVDSDDLQITHYGKGEDKGGLSSDVIYRIYIDEFNNIWCGTWSEGLIVIEPDQLTKTPSEIVVHSYKHNVYDQSSLSNNNISSLLVDRTGVLWVGALTLNRTSIVNNGINRFKIEGETNGEFAYRNARSFAQQDNYVWVGTSVELKLYQKFGHQYKFIKDLPKIAYHFEGDLYQSSSIIALEYNRYGLWVGTDDAGLIYYPDSTALTKNNPQFTYFNTATHVAVPGNKISTLFSSRINKNVLWVGTQQNGIARLEMVDGKVQSTFIKDGENEKCLSDNNIRTIYEDDAGMIWIGTQNGLNCLDPTTMNITKYFHSYNDNRSINDNVVNTLYQDKSGNLWIGTNSGLNRRLVRRLSDASEQIRFEHYPHVQEIGNTIIANIFEDEAGLLWIKPYKGIVKFNPQKQRVVRSYMAKENLNLSAESNAGLRTSDGMVFLGENNGFIYFNPDSLYQHTIAPKVCITDCIVLNETLVNHPDRDRIVGDTLLHSIAYLSDLKLSDKDQVITFIFSAMDYKDPKRNVYAYFLEGYDNFWNEVGRRNSATYTNIPPGDYVFHVKAANSDETWSEESAVIRFSVMPPWWETIWAKIAYGVVIILLGYFFKKYSLIKVNEKSRIKLELMQREKEQHLNELKTLFFTDITHEFRTPLTLIQGPAEELKKLGKDSPLMVKQANLILKNTNRLLRLVNQLMDFRKLDRGKMDLQLQTCNISYLIKEIHESYKAMADNRSIQFKAELPDNDILVNVDADKLEKVLYNLVSNAFKYSEDNGGAITIRAMLEDDDSTEQTLVVEIEDEGIGIETEDKNRIFERFFQTHQKRTHSTGGIGLYLSKSFVELHGGTLNVESELGQGSCFRIEIPINKQQIHDEVEKNAEKELAVSIDNQASKSKVVNSTNDSKSFNVVVVEDDADMNDFIVHGLSQDFNVTGVFNGNQGLEQARALNPDIIVTDVMMPECDGFEMVGQLRKDITISHIPVVFLTAKTMQQDELKGLELGAIDYISKPFNIDALRLKIQNVLETRLKIHDHIRKEKILEPEKIELTSLDEQLLKDAVEAVNKHLDDPTFDVIKFSEVIGLSSNQAYRKIKALTGQTAKEFIRNQRLKIAASLLLQNKRSISEVIYMVGFSSPSYFTRCFKEYYNCTPKEYIAKNNTTN; translated from the coding sequence ATGCAACGTTTTTATCTTTTAGTATTCGTAATATTATTGAGCATAAGCATTAAAGCTGAAAGGATTCTTGAGTTTAGTAAATTATCTGAAAAAGATGGTTTGCTCTCAAGCAGGGCTAATGCAATACTTCAGGATAGTAAAGGCTATATTTGGATTGGTACATGGAATGGTTTGAACAGGTATGATGGGCATGAACTCAAAGAGTATGTTCCTGATTTTAGTGATTCAACAACATTATCAAACCGCGAGGTTGTTGCACTTTGCGAAGGCGCAAACGACAAACTTTGGATTGGAACCACATCAGGTTTAAATTGCCTGAATCTGCGTACCAATCAAATGTGTTCATATCCCTTCAAAAATCGTATTGTTTCATTATTCGAAGATCAGGAAGGATTGGTTTGGGTTGGAAAGAAAGATGGAGGTTTAACCATATTGAATCCGAAAACCGGAGAACGTGATGACTATTTCTTGGATATAACCGTTAGTGATATTTGTTACGATTCAAGAGGTATTTATTGGCTGGCTACTTATCAGGGATTGGTTCGTTTTAACAAGGAAACCCGGAAATTTCGTAGTTACAAACCAGATGCTTTTAACGAAAATTCGATTAGTAACATTACTGTTACTCAAGTTAAGGAAGATGCTGATGGCCAATTATGGGTAGGTACCTGGGGTGGTGGTTTAAATCGTATAAAGGTTTCGGTCGATTCCGATGATTTACAAATTACACATTACGGTAAAGGAGAGGATAAAGGAGGACTGTCATCAGATGTGATTTACCGTATTTATATTGATGAGTTTAATAACATTTGGTGCGGAACATGGAGCGAAGGTTTAATAGTGATAGAACCTGATCAGCTTACTAAGACACCGTCGGAAATAGTTGTGCATAGTTACAAGCACAATGTTTATGATCAAAGCAGTCTTTCTAATAATAATATATCATCACTATTGGTAGATCGTACGGGTGTTTTGTGGGTGGGGGCATTAACATTAAATCGTACATCTATTGTAAATAACGGTATTAATCGTTTTAAAATAGAAGGCGAAACCAACGGTGAGTTTGCTTATCGTAATGCACGATCATTTGCACAGCAAGATAATTATGTGTGGGTGGGAACGTCGGTTGAGTTAAAGCTTTATCAGAAATTTGGACATCAATATAAGTTTATAAAAGACCTGCCAAAAATTGCATATCATTTCGAGGGCGATCTTTATCAGTCCTCATCAATCATTGCACTCGAATACAATAGGTATGGTTTATGGGTTGGTACCGATGATGCCGGGTTGATTTATTATCCGGATAGTACAGCTTTAACTAAGAATAATCCTCAATTTACTTATTTCAATACGGCTACTCACGTGGCTGTTCCGGGCAATAAGATTAGTACTTTGTTTAGCTCGCGTATTAATAAAAATGTATTGTGGGTAGGTACTCAGCAAAATGGAATTGCTCGTCTTGAAATGGTTGATGGTAAAGTGCAAAGTACTTTTATTAAAGATGGCGAAAACGAAAAATGTTTGTCAGATAATAACATCAGAACAATTTATGAGGATGATGCCGGAATGATTTGGATTGGAACTCAAAACGGATTGAATTGTCTGGATCCAACCACAATGAATATCACAAAGTATTTTCATTCATACAATGACAATAGGTCGATTAACGACAATGTTGTTAATACCTTATATCAGGATAAAAGTGGAAACTTGTGGATTGGTACTAATTCGGGTTTAAACCGGCGATTAGTAAGACGTCTTTCTGATGCATCTGAACAAATTCGTTTTGAACATTATCCGCATGTGCAGGAAATTGGCAATACCATTATCGCCAATATTTTTGAGGATGAAGCTGGTCTGTTATGGATTAAACCATATAAAGGAATCGTAAAGTTTAATCCTCAAAAACAAAGGGTTGTAAGGAGTTACATGGCGAAAGAAAACTTAAATCTTTCGGCTGAATCGAATGCCGGCTTGCGTACTTCTGATGGAATGGTATTTCTGGGAGAAAATAATGGATTTATTTATTTCAATCCTGATAGTTTATATCAACATACTATTGCACCCAAGGTTTGTATTACAGATTGCATTGTGCTTAACGAAACATTGGTAAATCATCCGGATCGCGATAGGATTGTTGGAGATACACTTTTGCATTCTATTGCCTACTTAAGCGATTTAAAACTGTCGGATAAAGACCAGGTGATTACCTTTATTTTTTCGGCAATGGATTATAAAGATCCAAAGCGTAATGTATATGCATACTTTTTAGAAGGATATGATAATTTTTGGAATGAAGTAGGCAGACGTAACTCTGCAACTTATACAAATATTCCTCCTGGCGATTATGTTTTTCATGTTAAGGCTGCTAATAGTGATGAAACCTGGAGCGAAGAAAGTGCTGTTATTCGTTTTTCGGTAATGCCTCCGTGGTGGGAAACTATCTGGGCTAAGATAGCATATGGTGTTGTGATAATTCTGTTGGGCTATTTCTTTAAAAAATATTCGTTGATAAAAGTGAACGAAAAAAGTCGTATCAAGTTAGAATTGATGCAGCGAGAGAAAGAACAGCATTTGAACGAATTGAAAACATTGTTTTTTACCGATATAACGCACGAATTTCGTACTCCATTAACACTTATTCAAGGCCCGGCTGAGGAACTTAAAAAGTTAGGGAAGGATTCGCCACTAATGGTCAAACAAGCCAATTTAATTCTCAAAAATACCAATCGATTATTGCGTTTAGTTAATCAATTGATGGATTTCAGAAAATTAGATCGGGGTAAGATGGATTTACAATTGCAAACTTGCAATATATCCTATCTTATTAAGGAGATACATGAGTCGTATAAAGCAATGGCTGATAATCGTTCTATTCAATTTAAGGCTGAACTGCCAGATAACGATATATTGGTTAACGTTGATGCCGATAAATTAGAGAAGGTTCTGTATAATTTGGTATCGAATGCTTTTAAATATTCCGAAGATAATGGTGGTGCTATTACCATTAGAGCTATGCTCGAAGATGATGATTCTACAGAGCAAACGTTAGTTGTTGAGATAGAGGATGAAGGTATTGGTATTGAAACAGAGGATAAGAACAGGATATTTGAACGATTTTTTCAAACTCATCAAAAACGTACTCATAGTACCGGAGGTATTGGATTATATCTTTCAAAAAGCTTTGTGGAGCTACACGGTGGTACATTAAATGTAGAAAGTGAGTTGGGGCAGGGTAGTTGTTTTAGAATTGAAATTCCAATAAACAAGCAGCAAATACACGATGAGGTTGAAAAAAATGCAGAAAAAGAATTAGCTGTTTCGATTGATAATCAGGCTTCAAAATCAAAAGTTGTTAATTCAACTAATGACTCAAAATCATTTAATGTTGTAGTGGTTGAAGACGATGCTGATATGAACGATTTTATTGTTCATGGATTATCGCAAGACTTTAATGTTACAGGTGTGTTTAACGGGAATCAAGGTCTGGAGCAGGCTCGTGCTTTAAACCCTGATATAATTGTAACAGATGTTATGATGCCGGAATGTGATGGATTTGAAATGGTTGGTCAGCTAAGGAAAGATATTACGATCTCTCATATCCCAGTTGTATTTTTAACAGCCAAAACAATGCAACAAGATGAATTGAAGGGATTGGAATTGGGAGCTATTGATTATATAAGTAAACCATTTAATATTGATGCTCTTCGTTTGAAAATTCAGAATGTATTAGAAACCAGACTGAAAATTCACGATCATATTCGAAAAGAAAAAATACTAGAGCCCGAAAAAATTGAACTTACCTCGTTAGACGAGCAATTGTTGAAAGATGCAGTAGAAGCAGTGAATAAGCATCTTGACGATCCAACATTTGATGTTATTAAATTTAGTGAGGTAATTGGTTTAAGTTCAAATCAGGCATATCGAAAAATAAAAGCATTAACCGGACAAACAGCCAAAGAATTTATTCGGAATCAACGATTAAAAATTGCAGCATCGTTATTATTACAAAATAAACGATCCATTTCAGAAGTAATTTATATGGTTGGCTTTTCAAGTCCTAGCTATTTTACCCGTTGTTTTAAAGAGTATTATAATTGTACTCCAAAAGAATATATTGCAAAAAATAATACAACCAATTAA